The genomic stretch GATATTGACCACCTGCCGGACGCCCTTCACTGCCAGCGCGGCCTTCTCGTCCACCGTTTTCACCTTGCCACCGAGCACAGGCGAAATAGCAACCGCCGCAACCTTCATACCCGGCAATCGTGCGTCGATGCCGTAGAGTGCGCGCCCATCGACCTTTATCGATGAATCCACGCGCTTGGCACGCGTACCGATCAGGGTGAAATCCTTCGGGTCCTTCAATGTAACACTTGCCGCGGGCGGCACGGGCAATTTCGCGGCAGCCTTCGCAAGTTCGCCGTAACTCAGATGCCTCGAGCCGGACGCATTGAAAACGACGCCGTTCTTGGCATGGCAAGTCGTTGGATCGACATTCCACCGCTTGGCAGCAGCTGCAATCAGCAGATTGCGACCCACCGCGCCTGCCTGACGCAGCGGCGTCCAGAAGGCACGTACAGAGGAGGAAGCACCTGTAGTTTGAATGTGCAGGAACGAGTTGGCGTAAAGCGCATCATTTGCCGGCGCATGCTGAACCTGAATCTGGTCAAGCCCCACTTCCAGTTCTTCGGCCAGAAGCATCGAGAGCGCAGTGTAAACCCCCTGACCCATCTCGGCCATCGGCATGACCAGGGTCACGGTGCCGGTTGGATTGATCCGTATAAATCCGTTCGGCGCGAAGGTGCCCGTGACCTCGTTTTGGACCACCCACGAAGCAGGCGCCGCGAAGACGGACTCCGTGCTTGCACCGGTCAGCGCAAAACCAAGCAGCAAACCTGTGCCTTGAAGAATGGCGCGCCTCGACACCGCTGTTTCGTCGGCAATCTGCTGTCTCAGGATAGGCCCATCCATGATCTCAAACTCCCGCAGCGTGCTTGATCGCAGCGCGGATGCGCTGATAGGTGCCGCATCGGCAGACATTGCCCGACATGGCGGCGTCGATGTCGTGATCCGTCGGCTTCGGCGTGTCCTTCAGCAGCGCCGCTGCAGACATGATCTGGCCGGACTGGCAGTAGCCGCACTGCACAACCTCCAGCTCCAGCCACGCCTTCTGCAAGGCCGCGCCCTGCGGCGTCTGGCCGATCGCCTCGATCGTGGTGATCGCGCTGCCG from Bradyrhizobium sp. Ash2021 encodes the following:
- a CDS encoding 2Fe-2S iron-sulfur cluster-binding protein, whose translation is MAFTLKINGTPHEVDVDGDTPLLWVLRDVLGMTGTKFGCGQALCGACTVHLDGQAVRSCQTSVDNVGGSAITTIEAIGQTPQGAALQKAWLELEVVQCGYCQSGQIMSAAALLKDTPKPTDHDIDAAMSGNVCRCGTYQRIRAAIKHAAGV